One genomic segment of Clostridium saccharoperbutylacetonicum N1-4(HMT) includes these proteins:
- the yjfF gene encoding galactofuranose ABC transporter, permease protein YjfF, which yields MNKKSLLKLNKDYIAIYATIVLFISLFLIGSILYNGFLSPQVFSNLFIDNAYLIVIAIGEAVAILTGGIDLSVGAMIAFVSMITASLLQKGVNPVLVILIVLIVGIVFGTVQGILIQKFNLHPWIVTLAGMFFARGASYIISIDTIMIDNPLFIDISSYRISILPDAFISINVIVSLMVVAGAFYMLKFTRFGRTVYAIGGNENSAKLMGLPVERTKILVYTFSGFCSALGGLLFTIYTLSGYGLHCNGTEMDAIAACVIGGILLTGGYGNIIGPLFGVLTTGIIQSLIMFDGTLNSWWTKIAVGMLLFMFIVLQRIIVIRDEKRKSALI from the coding sequence ATGAATAAAAAGAGTTTATTGAAATTAAACAAAGATTACATTGCCATTTATGCTACTATAGTATTATTTATAAGTTTATTTTTAATTGGTTCAATCCTATATAATGGATTTTTATCTCCGCAAGTATTTTCGAATTTGTTTATAGATAATGCATATTTAATTGTTATAGCAATTGGTGAAGCTGTTGCGATTCTAACAGGTGGAATTGATTTATCAGTAGGTGCTATGATAGCTTTTGTAAGTATGATCACTGCAAGTTTATTACAAAAAGGTGTGAATCCTGTTTTGGTTATACTAATTGTGCTTATAGTTGGAATTGTTTTTGGAACTGTTCAAGGAATTTTAATTCAAAAATTTAATTTACATCCATGGATAGTTACATTGGCAGGAATGTTCTTTGCAAGAGGTGCCAGTTATATTATAAGTATTGATACAATTATGATTGATAATCCATTATTTATTGATATTTCTTCATACAGAATTTCGATACTCCCAGATGCTTTTATATCAATTAATGTTATTGTTAGTTTAATGGTTGTAGCTGGTGCTTTTTATATGCTAAAGTTCACTAGGTTTGGAAGGACAGTATATGCAATTGGAGGAAATGAAAATTCAGCAAAACTAATGGGATTACCAGTAGAAAGAACAAAAATTCTTGTATATACATTTTCAGGATTTTGTTCAGCTCTAGGTGGGTTGTTGTTTACAATATATACTCTATCAGGCTATGGACTTCATTGTAATGGAACAGAAATGGATGCTATAGCAGCGTGTGTAATTGGAGGAATATTATTAACTGGAGGTTATGGAAATATTATTGGTCCATTATTTGGAGTACTTACAACAGGTATAATTCAAAGCCTTATAATGTTTGATGGTACTTTGAATTCATGGTGGACTAAAATTGCTGTTGGAATGTTGTTATTCATGTTTATTGTATTACAGAGAATCATTGTTATTAGAGATGAAAAACGGAAAAGTGCATTAATTTAA
- a CDS encoding ABC transporter permease, translated as MIDKKEKNFFMKIYNTKIFWPLASLIILLLFNFIMTPSFLSITMKDGHLFGNTIDILNRAAPLILISLGMTIVIATQGIDISVGSIIAISAALSATVIVDGGSVPMAVAVGIISGLLCGVWNGFLVSYIGVQPMVGTLILYIVGRGIAQLITGGQILTFTNKEFIFIGTGYVILPVAIFIVFFVGLIMYALIRKTALGLFIESIGVNSNSCKFAGIQSRKVVFSLYVICGVLAGIAGIILCANIKSADANNVGLWLELDAILATVIGGTSMVGGRFYLAGTVVGALFIQTLTTTIYSLGVPPEITLVVKAIVVIVVCIIQSPEFRKMIRIKKTSKNEAKEKEVARA; from the coding sequence ATGATAGATAAAAAGGAAAAGAATTTTTTTATGAAAATTTACAATACGAAAATATTTTGGCCATTAGCAAGTTTGATAATATTATTATTATTTAACTTTATAATGACACCAAGCTTCTTGAGTATAACTATGAAGGATGGACATTTATTTGGAAATACAATTGATATTTTAAATCGTGCAGCCCCGTTAATTCTAATATCACTTGGAATGACAATTGTTATAGCAACCCAAGGAATTGATATTTCTGTTGGGTCTATAATTGCAATAAGTGCAGCATTATCAGCAACAGTTATAGTTGATGGAGGATCGGTTCCAATGGCAGTAGCTGTTGGAATAATCAGTGGCCTACTATGTGGAGTATGGAATGGATTTTTAGTTTCATATATAGGGGTTCAACCAATGGTTGGAACTTTGATTTTATATATAGTAGGTAGGGGAATTGCACAACTTATAACGGGTGGACAGATTTTAACTTTTACAAATAAGGAATTTATATTTATAGGAACTGGTTACGTTATACTTCCAGTAGCAATATTTATTGTATTTTTTGTGGGATTAATTATGTATGCTTTAATAAGAAAAACGGCTCTAGGTCTTTTTATTGAATCTATAGGCGTTAATAGCAATTCTTGTAAATTTGCAGGAATTCAATCTAGAAAGGTTGTTTTTTCACTTTATGTTATTTGCGGAGTTCTTGCAGGGATAGCTGGCATAATTTTATGTGCAAATATAAAAAGTGCTGATGCTAATAATGTTGGTTTATGGCTAGAACTCGATGCAATATTAGCAACAGTTATTGGTGGAACATCAATGGTTGGAGGAAGATTTTATCTTGCAGGAACTGTTGTTGGAGCTCTGTTTATACAAACATTAACAACTACAATATATAGTTTAGGGGTTCCGCCAGAAATAACTTTGGTGGTAAAAGCAATAGTTGTTATAGTTGTATGTATAATTCAATCGCCAGAATTTAGAAAGATGATCAGGATAAAGAAGACATCTAAAAATGAAGCTAAGGAAAAAGAGGTGGCAAGAGCATGA
- a CDS encoding sugar ABC transporter ATP-binding protein: MENSDIVLEMKNISKVFPGVRALSNVDFTLRKGEIHTLMGENGAGKSTLIKVLTGVYKIDEGTIILRGNKIKISSTEEAQSHGISTVYQEVNLCANLTVAENIYIGREPMKHGSIDWKKMNTDADKLLQERLNLKIDVKKALNNYSVAVQQMVAIARAVDISKGILILDEPTSSLDEKEVKQLFKIMKKFREEGMSIIFVTHFLDQVYEVSDKLTVLRNGELVGTYDADKLPRIELVSKMIGKDYSEIEKNAKTKKEVVNKERENFIKTDKFGRIGTISPFDIEIKKGEILGFAGLLGSGRSECARAIFGIDKATSGKITINGKSYSYIYPQKAIEEGIGFCPEDRKVEGIVGDLTIRENIILALQARKGIFKYIPMKKQQEISQKYIDLLRIKTPSMEQKISNLSGGNQQKVILARWLATEPELLILDEPTRGIDIGAKNEITELILKLAKQGMTILFISSELPEVVKCCDRVIVLRDRNVIGELSGDEIEEGNIMKTIAGGATA; the protein is encoded by the coding sequence ATGGAAAATTCTGATATAGTTTTAGAAATGAAAAATATCAGCAAGGTTTTTCCAGGTGTTAGAGCCCTTTCAAATGTTGATTTTACTCTTAGAAAAGGTGAAATACACACACTTATGGGGGAAAATGGAGCTGGGAAATCAACATTGATAAAGGTACTTACGGGAGTATATAAAATAGATGAAGGCACAATTATTTTGCGAGGAAATAAAATAAAAATATCATCTACTGAGGAAGCTCAAAGCCATGGTATTAGCACAGTTTATCAGGAGGTTAATTTATGCGCAAATTTAACAGTGGCTGAAAATATATATATTGGGCGCGAACCTATGAAGCATGGAAGTATAGATTGGAAAAAAATGAATACTGATGCGGACAAGTTATTGCAGGAAAGGTTGAACTTAAAAATAGATGTAAAAAAGGCCTTAAACAATTATTCTGTTGCTGTTCAACAAATGGTTGCTATTGCACGTGCAGTAGATATATCTAAAGGCATATTAATTCTAGATGAACCAACATCTAGTTTAGATGAAAAAGAAGTAAAGCAGTTATTTAAGATAATGAAAAAATTTAGAGAAGAAGGAATGTCAATAATATTTGTAACTCATTTTTTGGATCAGGTATATGAAGTTTCGGATAAACTTACAGTACTTAGAAATGGTGAATTAGTTGGAACTTATGATGCAGATAAACTGCCTAGAATTGAATTGGTTTCTAAAATGATAGGAAAAGATTATAGTGAGATAGAAAAAAATGCAAAGACTAAAAAAGAAGTTGTAAATAAAGAAAGAGAAAATTTTATTAAAACCGATAAATTTGGAAGAATAGGAACTATTAGTCCTTTTGATATAGAAATAAAGAAAGGAGAAATTCTTGGTTTTGCAGGACTTCTTGGATCTGGAAGAAGCGAATGTGCACGAGCTATATTTGGAATTGATAAGGCTACAAGTGGCAAAATTACTATTAATGGAAAGTCTTATTCATATATTTATCCGCAAAAGGCAATTGAAGAGGGAATTGGATTTTGCCCTGAAGATAGAAAAGTTGAAGGAATAGTTGGAGATTTAACAATAAGAGAAAATATAATACTTGCATTACAGGCTCGCAAAGGAATATTTAAATATATCCCAATGAAAAAACAGCAAGAAATTTCTCAAAAATATATTGATTTACTTAGAATAAAAACACCAAGTATGGAACAAAAGATCAGTAATTTAAGTGGAGGCAATCAACAAAAAGTGATTTTGGCTAGATGGCTTGCAACCGAGCCTGAGTTACTAATTTTAGATGAACCAACAAGAGGAATTGATATAGGAGCTAAGAATGAAATAACAGAATTAATTTTGAAATTAGCAAAACAGGGAATGACAATTTTATTTATTTCATCAGAACTTCCAGAAGTAGTTAAGTGTTGTGATAGGGTTATAGTTCTTAGAGATAGAAATGTTATAGGCGAATTAAGTGGTGATGAAATAGAAGAAGGAAATATTATGAAAACTATAGCAGGAGGTGCAACTGCATGA
- a CDS encoding ABC transporter substrate-binding protein — protein MKLKKMIALVASTVLCVGMLAGCGGSASKGDAAQTSAKSSSAKKVIGFAQVGAESGWRTAETDSIKSIPTLDSNFDLKFSDGQQKQENQIKAIRSFIAQKVDIIALDPVVETGWDTVLKEAKDAKIPVVIVDRKVTVSDDSLYKCFLGSDMVAEGKKAAQIIIDQYGKDAKLNIAELQGTVGSTAMVGRQQGFNDTIKDCPNYKIIKSQTGDFTRAKGKEVMEAFLKSDGDKINVLWSHNDDMAMGAIQAIEEYGKKPGKDIYIISVDGIKDIFQAMVDGKANATVECNPLLGPQLLEVSKNILDGKNVEKTINSKESQFLQKDAAAELPNRKY, from the coding sequence ATGAAACTAAAAAAGATGATTGCATTAGTGGCAAGTACTGTATTATGTGTTGGTATGCTTGCAGGTTGTGGAGGTTCAGCATCAAAAGGAGACGCTGCACAAACATCAGCGAAAAGTTCATCAGCTAAAAAAGTAATTGGATTTGCACAAGTTGGAGCAGAAAGCGGATGGAGAACAGCAGAAACTGACTCAATAAAATCAATTCCAACGCTAGATTCTAATTTTGATTTGAAATTTTCTGATGGTCAACAAAAACAAGAAAATCAAATAAAAGCTATAAGATCATTTATTGCTCAAAAAGTAGATATAATAGCTTTAGATCCGGTTGTAGAAACAGGATGGGATACTGTACTTAAAGAAGCTAAAGATGCTAAAATCCCAGTAGTAATAGTTGATAGAAAAGTTACAGTATCAGACGATTCACTTTATAAATGCTTTTTAGGTTCAGATATGGTTGCAGAAGGTAAAAAGGCAGCTCAAATAATAATAGATCAATATGGTAAAGATGCAAAATTAAATATAGCAGAACTTCAAGGAACTGTTGGATCTACAGCAATGGTTGGAAGACAGCAAGGCTTTAATGATACAATCAAAGATTGTCCAAATTATAAGATAATAAAATCACAAACTGGTGACTTCACACGTGCAAAAGGTAAAGAAGTTATGGAAGCTTTCTTAAAATCAGATGGAGATAAGATAAATGTATTATGGTCTCATAATGATGATATGGCAATGGGAGCTATACAAGCTATAGAAGAATATGGTAAGAAGCCAGGAAAAGATATATATATAATTTCAGTTGATGGAATCAAGGATATTTTCCAAGCAATGGTTGATGGTAAAGCTAATGCAACTGTTGAATGTAATCCTCTTCTTGGACCACAATTATTAGAAGTATCTAAAAATATATTAGATGGTAAGAATGTTGAAAAAACTATTAACTCAAAAGAAAGCCAATTCTTACAAAAGGATGCAGCAGCAGAATTACCTAATAGAAAATATTAG
- a CDS encoding substrate-binding domain-containing protein — MKNKKYIIYLFTILILILFIIIYKLYSSRINSQKKDTFIIGMSQVNLYEPWRVYMNKEIQEEAKKHSNIKMIFKDAGGDTEKQKKDIEDLINFGADVLIVSTNDSKELTGTVGKIYKTTPVIMLDRAISGYDYTLYIGSDTESIGMQAGELVGELAGKDKDKVKVIEVQGMLDSSTDKEITNGFRNSITKHKNVSVDRTIVGNWQESEAEDKLEEILKEDNNVDIIFAHSDYMALGAYYAAVKNNLKNIKIIGVDGLEGPEGGKEMVRNGILQGTFTCKTGGKEAVEYALKILNKEEIPKKILLECNKITKETIGSN; from the coding sequence ATGAAGAATAAAAAATATATAATTTATTTGTTTACAATATTAATTTTAATATTATTTATTATCATTTATAAACTCTATTCCAGTAGGATAAACTCTCAAAAAAAAGATACTTTTATTATTGGAATGTCCCAAGTTAACTTGTATGAGCCATGGAGAGTATATATGAATAAGGAAATCCAGGAGGAAGCTAAAAAGCATAGTAATATAAAGATGATATTTAAAGATGCAGGTGGAGATACTGAAAAACAAAAAAAAGATATTGAAGATTTAATTAATTTTGGTGCAGATGTCCTTATAGTATCAACAAACGATTCGAAAGAATTAACAGGTACAGTAGGGAAAATATATAAAACTACACCTGTTATTATGTTAGATAGGGCTATAAGTGGATACGATTACACTTTGTATATTGGTTCTGATACAGAATCTATAGGCATGCAGGCTGGAGAGTTAGTCGGTGAATTAGCAGGTAAAGATAAAGATAAAGTCAAAGTTATAGAAGTTCAAGGAATGTTAGATTCAAGTACAGATAAAGAAATTACTAATGGCTTTAGAAATTCAATCACTAAACATAAAAATGTTTCTGTGGATAGAACTATTGTTGGAAATTGGCAAGAAAGTGAAGCAGAAGATAAACTTGAGGAGATTTTAAAAGAAGACAATAATGTAGATATTATTTTTGCACATAGTGATTATATGGCACTTGGAGCGTATTATGCTGCAGTGAAGAACAATTTAAAGAATATAAAGATAATTGGAGTTGATGGGCTTGAAGGTCCAGAAGGTGGAAAAGAGATGGTTAGGAATGGTATACTTCAAGGGACCTTTACTTGTAAAACTGGAGGAAAAGAAGCCGTGGAGTATGCTCTTAAGATATTAAATAAAGAGGAAATTCCAAAGAAAATATTATTAGAATGCAATAAAATAACTAAAGAAACTATTGGAAGTAATTAA
- a CDS encoding response regulator transcription factor, which yields MWKLVVADDEPKIRRGIENLLDWHELNINIVGEAEDGEIALEVIKEKKPDIILLDINMPFLNGLNLLEKLKEINYKSIVIIISGYDDFSYAQKALKYNVFDYVLKPVNKKNMEEIILKAVSKLNEIQNETNYLDWVEKQLNENIEILKKNFFSEWLDNKLNDQQMLKEIEYFKIKFNNNVGLILVKPIEKLNLETAEKRWNMELLEFAIANLLNEKFNKSNEKFIFNDDKNNVVLIANIHDMVEWINLGNQVEMEIGKYLKCNVLVEQANVAEGILKIKHEYLKIVNDLNKKRKCSPIILLAIKYIEDNYYSNDLSVNDISDKLEVTSSYLSKLLKKETGLSFIDYLTNVRIKKAMCIMEDPSIKIYDVAELVGYSNQHYFCRAFKKVVGISPTEFKRGK from the coding sequence ATGTGGAAATTAGTTGTTGCTGATGATGAACCTAAAATTAGAAGAGGAATTGAGAATCTATTAGATTGGCATGAACTTAATATTAATATAGTAGGTGAGGCAGAAGATGGCGAAATCGCATTGGAAGTTATAAAAGAAAAGAAACCGGATATAATTTTATTAGATATAAATATGCCTTTTCTAAATGGCCTCAATCTTTTGGAAAAACTTAAGGAGATTAATTATAAAAGCATTGTTATTATTATAAGTGGATATGATGATTTCTCCTATGCACAAAAAGCTTTAAAGTATAATGTTTTTGATTACGTTTTAAAGCCAGTCAACAAAAAGAATATGGAAGAGATAATATTAAAAGCAGTATCCAAACTTAATGAAATTCAAAATGAAACTAATTATTTAGATTGGGTAGAAAAGCAATTAAATGAAAATATAGAAATATTGAAGAAAAATTTTTTTAGTGAATGGCTAGATAACAAATTAAATGATCAACAGATGTTAAAAGAAATTGAATATTTTAAAATTAAATTTAATAATAATGTTGGGCTTATTTTAGTTAAACCAATAGAAAAATTAAATTTAGAAACTGCAGAGAAAAGATGGAATATGGAACTTTTAGAATTTGCAATTGCTAATTTGCTAAATGAAAAATTTAATAAATCAAATGAAAAGTTTATTTTTAACGATGATAAGAATAACGTAGTATTGATTGCAAATATACATGATATGGTGGAATGGATTAACCTTGGCAATCAGGTGGAAATGGAAATTGGTAAATATTTAAAGTGCAATGTGCTTGTTGAACAAGCAAATGTTGCAGAGGGAATATTAAAAATAAAGCATGAATATTTAAAAATAGTAAATGATTTGAATAAAAAAAGAAAATGTAGCCCTATAATTTTGTTGGCCATAAAATATATAGAGGATAATTATTATTCAAATGATTTAAGCGTAAATGATATATCTGATAAATTGGAAGTTACATCATCGTATTTAAGCAAGCTGCTTAAGAAAGAGACAGGCCTTTCCTTTATTGATTATTTAACTAATGTAAGAATAAAAAAGGCTATGTGTATTATGGAAGATCCATCAATTAAAATATATGATGTTGCGGAGTTAGTGGGGTATAGTAATCAACATTATTTTTGTAGAGCTTTCAAAAAAGTAGTTGGAATTTCACCAACAGAGTTTAAGAGGGGGAAATAA
- a CDS encoding aldose epimerase family protein produces the protein MAIGKRSFGKMPNGEEVDIYTLKNDNGMKIEISTYGGTIVSGIVSDKSGDFHDIVLGYDNLNSYLSGDKYFGALIGRFGNRIQYGKFTLNNKEYTLVQNNGENHLHGGTKGFDKVIWNAKVIETEPNTLELSYLSPDGEEGYPGNLDIKVKYVLTEDNALEINYLATTDEDTVVNLTNHAYFNLSGHSSGDVLKQKLMINADKFTPNDKYSIPTGEITSVENTPMDFRTLTPIGTNINSDHEQIVFGNGFDHNWVLNSNGSLDVKSAQAVDENTGIVMDVYTTTPGVQFYSGNFLDGSDIGKNNTAYNIRNGFCLETQFFPNSINCSNFKSPILKAGEIYKHKTIYKFSIL, from the coding sequence GTGGCAATAGGAAAAAGATCTTTTGGAAAAATGCCTAATGGAGAAGAAGTTGATATCTATACATTAAAAAATGATAATGGAATGAAAATAGAAATAAGTACTTATGGTGGTACAATTGTATCCGGAATAGTTTCAGATAAAAGCGGAGATTTTCATGATATAGTATTAGGTTATGATAATCTAAATAGTTATTTAAGTGGAGATAAGTATTTCGGTGCATTAATAGGACGTTTCGGAAATCGAATACAATATGGTAAGTTTACTCTTAATAATAAGGAATATACTTTAGTACAAAATAATGGAGAAAATCATCTTCATGGTGGCACTAAAGGCTTTGATAAAGTAATCTGGAATGCTAAAGTAATTGAAACTGAACCAAATACATTAGAGCTTTCTTATTTAAGTCCTGATGGTGAAGAAGGATACCCTGGAAATCTTGATATAAAAGTTAAATATGTACTCACTGAAGATAATGCTTTAGAAATTAATTATTTAGCAACTACTGATGAAGATACTGTTGTAAATCTTACTAACCATGCTTATTTTAATTTATCTGGACATTCTTCTGGAGATGTGCTTAAGCAAAAGTTAATGATTAATGCAGATAAATTCACTCCAAACGACAAATATTCAATTCCTACTGGGGAAATAACAAGTGTTGAAAATACACCTATGGATTTTAGGACTTTGACTCCTATTGGTACAAATATAAATTCTGATCATGAACAAATTGTTTTTGGAAATGGATTTGACCATAATTGGGTACTAAATTCTAATGGTTCACTTGATGTGAAGTCAGCTCAAGCTGTTGATGAAAACACTGGCATAGTAATGGATGTATATACAACAACTCCAGGAGTTCAATTCTACAGTGGAAATTTCCTTGATGGATCTGATATAGGTAAAAACAATACTGCCTACAATATTAGAAATGGTTTCTGCCTTGAAACTCAATTTTTCCCTAATTCTATTAATTGCAGCAATTTCAAATCACCAATATTGAAAGCTGGGGAAATATACAAGCATAAAACAATATATAAATTTTCCATACTATAA
- a CDS encoding Cof-type HAD-IIB family hydrolase, translating into MIKLIASDMDGTLLNKMHKIDEETVTAIKKAEEAGIAFAISTGREYFTVQSLLKENNIRCQCVLMNGAEYRDEDGNILEEINIELKTALKITELLHKEKVSARIFTNKGIFTTDTKEEALKEMVYRTLSFHPELSQDEAIEWAKKEAYFIQLNYIENLQEFFNSDIEVRKFVAFHKDVEIINKMKKITSEIEGIAVSSSFKDNIEITHVTAQKGIILAKVAKKMGFDKDEVMVIGDSFNDYSMFTEFTESVAMGNAIQEIKEIAKYITDTNDNLGVAKAIYRVLDEQKHM; encoded by the coding sequence ATGATAAAATTAATTGCATCTGACATGGATGGAACATTGCTAAACAAAATGCATAAAATAGATGAGGAAACTGTAACAGCTATTAAGAAAGCTGAAGAAGCTGGAATAGCATTTGCTATATCAACAGGGAGAGAATATTTTACTGTCCAATCTCTCTTAAAAGAAAACAACATAAGATGTCAATGTGTTTTAATGAATGGTGCAGAATATAGAGATGAAGATGGGAATATATTAGAAGAAATTAATATAGAATTGAAAACTGCATTGAAAATAACTGAATTATTACATAAAGAAAAAGTATCTGCAAGGATATTTACCAATAAAGGAATATTTACTACAGATACAAAAGAAGAAGCATTAAAGGAAATGGTGTATAGGACATTATCATTTCATCCAGAGTTGAGTCAAGATGAAGCTATTGAATGGGCAAAAAAAGAAGCATATTTTATACAACTAAATTATATAGAAAATTTACAGGAATTTTTTAATTCTGATATAGAAGTTAGAAAATTTGTAGCATTTCATAAGGATGTAGAAATTATCAATAAAATGAAGAAAATAACAAGTGAAATAGAAGGAATTGCGGTTTCATCTTCTTTTAAAGATAATATAGAAATTACTCATGTAACGGCCCAAAAAGGTATTATTCTTGCTAAAGTAGCGAAAAAAATGGGATTTGATAAAGATGAGGTTATGGTTATCGGGGATAGTTTTAATGATTATTCAATGTTTACAGAATTTACTGAATCAGTTGCTATGGGAAATGCAATTCAAGAAATAAAAGAAATTGCAAAATACATAACAGATACTAATGATAATCTGGGGGTTGCTAAGGCAATTTATAGAGTTTTGGATGAGCAAAAACATATGTAA
- a CDS encoding PTS sugar transporter subunit IIC, whose translation MSSFATTFNEKILPVIMKFVSMKGVVALKDGILYTLPLTLVGSVFLLLAQLPYQPLNDWLAATLGAGWTDPLWKAFGATFNVIALIATIGIGYTYAKNEGHEPLSAGVISFVVFLLTTSSTVIAPKSGEVVGDVIPIAWAGGKGMVTAIIIGLVVGAVYSLFMSRNITIKMPAGVPQGVANSFAALIPAAVIILGATIVYSGFKWGLQTTLIEWIYKVLQTPLQGMTDSLGGVIVIGFLIPFLWWFGVHGASIVGGVMSGILASNTLDNQAIINSGKELTIANGAHIVTQQFVDQFMTVTGSGMTIGLVICMLFFSKSAQSKQLGRLSILPGIFNINEPVTFGTPIVMNPFMAVPFILTPVVSGLITYFAIGTGLVPPFSAVSVPWTTPAPISGLLVGGVRTALLQIVVLVISFFIYLPFFKKQDNINYKNEQEAQNS comes from the coding sequence ATGTCATCATTTGCAACTACATTTAATGAAAAAATACTGCCAGTAATTATGAAATTTGTTAGTATGAAAGGTGTTGTAGCATTAAAGGACGGTATTTTGTACACATTGCCGTTAACACTTGTTGGTTCAGTTTTTTTATTACTTGCACAACTTCCTTATCAACCTTTAAACGATTGGTTAGCTGCAACTTTAGGTGCAGGATGGACAGACCCTTTATGGAAAGCATTCGGAGCAACTTTTAACGTAATAGCTCTTATAGCAACAATTGGAATAGGTTATACTTATGCAAAAAATGAAGGACATGAGCCTTTATCAGCTGGAGTAATCTCATTTGTTGTATTTTTATTAACAACAAGTTCAACAGTTATTGCTCCAAAAAGTGGTGAAGTAGTTGGAGATGTTATTCCAATAGCATGGGCTGGCGGAAAAGGAATGGTTACAGCTATTATTATTGGTTTAGTAGTAGGTGCAGTTTATTCATTGTTTATGAGTAGAAATATTACAATTAAAATGCCAGCTGGTGTACCACAAGGAGTTGCTAATTCATTTGCAGCATTAATACCAGCAGCAGTTATAATATTAGGCGCTACAATTGTTTACTCAGGTTTTAAATGGGGACTACAAACAACATTAATTGAATGGATATATAAAGTATTACAAACACCACTTCAAGGTATGACTGATTCTTTAGGTGGAGTTATTGTAATCGGATTCCTAATTCCTTTCTTATGGTGGTTTGGAGTTCATGGTGCATCAATTGTCGGTGGTGTAATGTCAGGAATACTAGCATCTAATACATTAGATAATCAAGCAATAATTAATAGTGGTAAGGAATTAACAATTGCAAATGGAGCTCATATAGTAACACAACAATTTGTTGATCAATTCATGACAGTAACAGGCTCTGGTATGACAATTGGTCTTGTAATATGTATGTTGTTCTTTTCAAAATCAGCTCAATCTAAACAATTAGGTAGATTATCAATATTACCTGGTATATTTAATATAAATGAACCAGTTACTTTTGGAACACCAATAGTAATGAATCCATTTATGGCAGTTCCGTTTATACTTACACCAGTAGTATCTGGATTAATAACTTATTTTGCAATAGGTACAGGATTAGTGCCTCCATTTAGTGCAGTATCAGTTCCATGGACAACTCCAGCTCCAATTTCAGGTCTTTTAGTTGGAGGAGTTAGAACCGCATTATTGCAAATTGTAGTATTAGTAATTTCTTTCTTTATTTATCTACCATTCTTTAAGAAACAAGATAATATTAATTATAAGAATGAACAAGAAGCTCAAAATTCTTGA
- a CDS encoding PTS sugar transporter subunit IIB: MIKIRLFCAAGMSTSLLVNKMKDAAKAKGVDVDIEAFPEGQMDKNLDGVDVALLGPQVGYTLPKAKKVCEPKGIPVDVIPMVDYGMMNGQKVLDFALKLANK, from the coding sequence ATGATAAAAATCAGATTATTTTGTGCAGCTGGAATGTCGACAAGCCTTTTAGTTAATAAAATGAAGGATGCAGCTAAGGCTAAAGGTGTAGATGTTGATATTGAAGCCTTTCCAGAAGGGCAGATGGATAAAAATTTAGATGGAGTAGATGTAGCGTTATTAGGACCTCAAGTTGGCTATACATTGCCAAAGGCCAAAAAAGTATGTGAACCAAAGGGCATTCCGGTAGATGTAATTCCAATGGTTGATTATGGAATGATGAATGGTCAAAAAGTATTAGATTTTGCTTTAAAATTAGCAAATAAATAG